One window of Desulfobaculum bizertense DSM 18034 genomic DNA carries:
- a CDS encoding metal ABC transporter ATP-binding protein — MDNPVVEMRGVSFSYDGLTRILRDVNLTVAAGDYLAVLGPNGGGKSTLMRLLLGLLTPSSGEIRILGKKPSEVCTRIGYMPQLNEATRIFPISVLGVTLMGLIGATGRGWLFSRKEKKLAQAALDRVGMLEFQHRRIDRLSGGQRQRVYIARAIISSPDLLLLDEPTASVDAGGRSALLTLLMELNREMSIIHVSHDLSVVAAGAHSVACVNRTLHFHPRPEITKDMLQMMYGGDEKGRCPVEIFAHGDIPHRVVEECDDEEAPALITPEGRRL, encoded by the coding sequence ATGGATAATCCAGTGGTTGAAATGCGCGGCGTCTCATTTTCCTACGATGGCCTGACCCGAATCCTTCGCGACGTCAATCTGACCGTTGCAGCGGGCGATTATCTGGCTGTCCTTGGTCCCAATGGCGGTGGCAAAAGCACGCTTATGCGACTTCTGCTTGGCCTTCTGACTCCAAGCTCTGGCGAAATCAGAATCCTTGGAAAGAAGCCATCCGAAGTCTGCACTCGCATTGGGTATATGCCTCAGCTAAATGAAGCGACACGCATCTTCCCCATTTCTGTTTTGGGAGTCACTTTGATGGGACTCATCGGAGCGACCGGGAGAGGTTGGCTTTTTAGTCGAAAAGAAAAAAAACTCGCTCAGGCGGCTCTTGATCGCGTTGGTATGTTGGAATTTCAGCACCGGCGCATTGATCGGCTTTCTGGCGGGCAGCGGCAGCGGGTTTACATTGCTCGCGCTATTATTTCTTCCCCAGACTTACTCTTACTTGATGAACCGACTGCCAGTGTCGATGCTGGTGGGCGGTCTGCCTTGCTGACTTTGCTTATGGAACTGAACAGGGAAATGAGCATCATTCATGTCAGCCATGATCTGAGTGTTGTGGCCGCAGGAGCGCACAGCGTTGCCTGCGTGAACAGGACTCTTCATTTTCATCCGCGTCCAGAGATTACAAAAGACATGCTACAGATGATGTATGGCGGAGATGAAAAAGGACGTTGTCCTGTTGAAATTTTTGCTCACGGAGATATTCCGCACCGTGTTGTGGAAGAGTGCGACGATGAAGAGGCTCCTGCACTCATTACTCCGGAGGGGCGTCGTTTATGA
- a CDS encoding metal ABC transporter permease: MMDILQFEFMRNAFAAGLLASIACGVIGTLVVVNRLVFLSGAVAHTAYGGLGLASFMGWPVMPCAVGFSLAASGAMAAVTARDRHRSDTLIGVMWAGGMAFGILLLDFTPGYNVDLMSFLFGSILAVPVQDLWVMAGLDCAILLTTLIFYKNFEALSYDCEFAEVRGVPVVGLYFLLLAMVGVSVVMIIRVVGLILVIALLSIPPGIAIHRTNSLLGMMWRSTLLAALFCCVGLICAYHFDLTSGASIIAVAVVSYLFIGVYDFFMKKRGFIAR, encoded by the coding sequence ATGATGGATATTTTACAGTTTGAGTTTATGCGCAACGCGTTTGCTGCCGGTCTTCTCGCCAGCATTGCCTGTGGAGTGATCGGGACTCTTGTCGTTGTGAACAGGCTCGTCTTTCTTTCCGGTGCCGTTGCCCATACGGCCTATGGTGGCCTTGGACTTGCCTCTTTTATGGGGTGGCCTGTGATGCCCTGCGCTGTTGGATTTTCGCTCGCCGCGAGTGGGGCAATGGCCGCCGTAACAGCCCGGGACAGGCATCGTTCAGACACGCTCATTGGTGTTATGTGGGCTGGTGGCATGGCTTTTGGTATTTTGCTTCTCGATTTTACTCCCGGCTACAATGTCGATCTCATGAGTTTTTTGTTTGGCAGCATTTTGGCCGTTCCTGTTCAGGATTTATGGGTTATGGCAGGTTTGGATTGTGCCATCCTGTTAACAACACTGATTTTTTACAAGAATTTTGAGGCGCTTTCTTATGACTGCGAGTTTGCCGAGGTGCGTGGCGTTCCCGTTGTCGGTCTCTATTTTCTTTTGCTCGCGATGGTCGGCGTTTCTGTTGTGATGATTATTCGGGTCGTGGGCCTTATTCTCGTGATTGCGCTGTTATCTATCCCCCCTGGGATTGCCATTCACCGCACCAACAGTTTGCTCGGCATGATGTGGCGTTCCACTCTTCTCGCGGCTCTTTTTTGTTGTGTGGGCCTGATTTGTGCCTATCATTTCGATTTGACCTCCGGCGCCTCCATTATCGCCGTCGCCGTTGTCTCTTACCTCTTCATTGGCGTTTACGACTTTTTTATGAAGAAACGAGGTTTTATTGCTCGTTAA
- a CDS encoding sensor histidine kinase, translated as MNEFEASHIADEQHSAQDSPLGKTLLVIDDEELIRQSIKGYLEDSGYVVLEAADGRNGLEMFRLHAPDLVLVDLKLPEIAGLDVLAQILAESPLTPVLVISGTGVLYDAIEALRLGAWDYITKPIQDMGVLEEALLLAFRRSEKIQRRVRYREELEREVERRTHELLLANEELNKNIEDRLKIEKKLSASLEEKEVLLKEIHHRVKNNLQIISSLLYLQSQHIPDPLAKEVFTESRCRVKSMALVHEKLYQSTDIAKIDYNEYLQQFVDFLKTTYLPPTHDIELKLNVNDVYLPVDSAIPVSLIINELITNAFKYAWPQAVTGTLTLDLVSNGSRVELGVADNGVGLPENFDIQQAESLGMQLISSLVQQLGGEIRIDSEPHKGTHVIIRFNF; from the coding sequence ATGAACGAATTCGAAGCTTCCCATATTGCGGATGAGCAGCACAGCGCTCAGGACAGCCCCCTTGGGAAAACTCTCCTCGTCATCGACGACGAAGAACTTATTCGTCAGAGCATCAAAGGCTATCTTGAGGATAGTGGCTATGTCGTTCTGGAAGCAGCTGACGGCCGAAATGGCCTCGAAATGTTTCGACTGCACGCCCCAGATCTCGTGCTTGTCGATCTCAAACTCCCTGAAATTGCGGGACTCGATGTCCTCGCTCAGATTTTAGCCGAATCGCCCCTCACTCCCGTTTTGGTGATCTCTGGAACTGGCGTGCTCTATGACGCCATTGAAGCACTGCGCCTCGGTGCGTGGGACTACATCACCAAACCAATTCAGGACATGGGTGTCCTCGAAGAAGCCCTTCTTCTCGCTTTTCGCCGGTCTGAAAAAATCCAGCGACGTGTTCGCTATCGCGAAGAACTTGAGCGCGAAGTCGAGCGCCGAACTCACGAGCTTTTGCTCGCCAATGAAGAACTCAACAAAAATATTGAGGATCGACTAAAAATCGAAAAGAAGCTTTCTGCCTCTCTCGAAGAAAAAGAGGTCCTTCTCAAAGAAATCCATCACCGCGTGAAGAACAATCTTCAGATTATCTCCAGCCTTCTTTATCTCCAGTCACAGCACATCCCTGACCCTCTCGCCAAGGAAGTCTTCACCGAAAGCCGTTGCCGCGTTAAATCAATGGCTCTCGTTCATGAAAAACTCTATCAGTCCACCGACATCGCTAAAATTGACTACAACGAGTATCTTCAGCAGTTTGTCGATTTTCTCAAGACCACGTATCTGCCGCCAACACACGACATTGAACTCAAACTCAATGTCAACGACGTTTACCTCCCCGTCGACAGTGCTATCCCTGTCAGCCTTATCATTAACGAACTGATTACCAACGCCTTTAAGTATGCGTGGCCGCAAGCCGTGACGGGCACCCTCACCCTTGACCTCGTCTCCAATGGAAGCCGCGTCGAGCTTGGCGTCGCAGACAACGGCGTCGGACTCCCAGAAAACTTCGACATACAGCAGGCTGAATCCCTCGGCATGCAGCTTATATCAAGTCTCGTTCAACAGCTCGGCGGAGAAATCCGCATCGACTCAGAACCACACAAAGGAACTCACGTTATTATTCGATTTAATTTTTAA
- a CDS encoding class I SAM-dependent methyltransferase: MSTKNPVLEYYNTHADTFFQETVSLSQPAGMEPFTSLCPAPAHILDAGCGSGRDSMTFLKKGYTVTAFDGSKELAARASRYTGLPVHVLNFLDLDWTEQFDGVWANASLQHLPYTTLPKGFLRLAQALRTGGIMGLSFKYGTTEGRSEQRGIPYSGMDETRLRALLPTASLREEKIWVSEDRRKERKGAKWLHAMLSKY; the protein is encoded by the coding sequence ATGAGCACAAAAAATCCAGTACTTGAGTATTACAACACGCACGCCGACACATTTTTTCAGGAAACGGTTTCTCTCTCGCAGCCCGCAGGCATGGAGCCTTTCACATCGCTTTGCCCTGCTCCTGCGCACATTTTAGACGCAGGCTGCGGCTCTGGGCGCGACAGCATGACCTTTCTCAAAAAAGGATACACCGTCACCGCCTTTGACGGCTCAAAGGAACTGGCCGCAAGAGCGTCACGGTACACAGGACTACCAGTTCATGTCCTGAATTTTCTCGACCTCGACTGGACCGAGCAGTTTGATGGAGTCTGGGCCAATGCGTCGCTCCAGCATCTCCCCTACACCACTTTGCCCAAGGGCTTTCTTCGACTTGCCCAAGCCCTGCGCACCGGTGGGATTATGGGGCTAAGCTTCAAGTATGGGACAACTGAAGGCCGCTCAGAGCAACGAGGCATTCCGTACAGTGGCATGGACGAAACCCGGCTCCGCGCCCTCTTGCCCACGGCTTCGCTTCGCGAAGAAAAAATTTGGGTAAGCGAAGATAGAAGAAAGGAGCGCAAAGGCGCGAAATGGCTTCACGCAATGCTTTCAAAGTATTAG
- a CDS encoding NAD(P)/FAD-dependent oxidoreductase, protein MADLPAGSILQRDKESYAVRVTPPSGVVTPEQLEKVAEVARKYNAPMVKITSGQRFALIGLKEDELHAACEELPFKVAGHYVQACPGNTWCRFGMQPALETAHAAEERFGSFAVPAKIKLGISGCSMCCAESYVRDLGLIGSKKGWSLVVGGNSAGRARIADVLAEGLSTEDALDLMEKFLNYYAANAKKKQRVARFVEEKGIESIREALLG, encoded by the coding sequence ATGGCAGATTTACCAGCTGGTTCGATTTTGCAGAGGGACAAGGAGAGTTACGCAGTACGAGTAACTCCGCCTTCTGGTGTTGTAACGCCTGAGCAGCTTGAGAAGGTTGCAGAGGTAGCGCGTAAATATAATGCCCCGATGGTGAAGATCACCTCAGGACAGCGTTTTGCATTGATAGGATTGAAAGAGGACGAGTTGCATGCAGCGTGTGAGGAGCTTCCTTTCAAGGTAGCGGGTCACTACGTGCAGGCATGTCCTGGGAACACATGGTGCCGTTTTGGGATGCAGCCTGCACTTGAGACAGCTCATGCCGCAGAGGAGCGCTTTGGTTCTTTTGCAGTTCCGGCGAAGATTAAGCTTGGAATTTCTGGTTGTTCGATGTGCTGTGCAGAGAGCTACGTCCGGGATCTTGGCCTGATTGGCAGCAAGAAGGGCTGGTCTTTGGTTGTTGGCGGCAATTCTGCTGGTCGTGCGCGCATTGCGGACGTCTTGGCGGAGGGGCTGAGCACGGAAGATGCATTGGATTTGATGGAGAAATTCCTGAATTACTATGCAGCAAATGCCAAGAAGAAGCAGCGAGTTGCCCGTTTTGTTGAAGAGAAGGGCATCGAGTCTATCCGCGAGGCACTTCTGGGCTAA